From the genome of Mucilaginibacter paludis DSM 18603:
AGTTAGAGCGAAGGTTAAATCCGTAACAATTTGAGCATTAACATCCGTTAACGGTGCCCGTACATAGTCGGTTTTAGGCGCGGTGAGCGCATGGGTAACTAAAGGCACACTGCCGTATAATGTGGCGAGGAAATCATATGCAAACGCCCGGAAAAATCGCGCTTCGGCATCAATTCGTTTTTTGCCCACTGTTACACCTTTTACATTGGGGCCTTCTACCTGGTCAATTATATTGTTGGCGTTGTTAATCAAAGTATAATATTTACTCCAGGTATATTGCGAGCCCGCATCCGCACTGGTCAATGTCGCATAATTATAATAAGGCACTTCGATACCTTGCTGATTTGCTGTAGAGTTGGCAACATCGGTTCCAACCTGAAACAAACAATGGTAGCCTTGATTGCTGGAGTAAGTTAGCCACGTACTATGCTGATTATACAAACCCACTAAAGCGGCTTCAAAACCCAGCGAATCAGCCAGGGTTACCGGGGCGTAGGACGAATAGGGAACTTCGGCTAAAAAATTCTTTTTGCAGGATGTTGCCCCGATAATTGTGGCGCCTACAGCTAAAATGATTATTAAATATTTTTTCATGTTATTGTATTTAAAATTACTTTAATGAAACAGTTACGCCTAAGACTACTGTCCGCACTAAAGGATAATTATTATCAGAATTTGACGCAAATGCAGCTTGGTTTGATCCGGAATTACCGGAGCCCCTGGTATATTGAGTGATTTCAGGATCTGTTCCTATCCAATTTGTAAAAGTATGTAGATTGCGACCGCTTGCAAAAACAGTAAGCCCCGAAACGTGTATCTTATCCAGATAACGTTGCGGAACAACATAACTTAATGTCACATCCTTAATGCGGGTGTAGCTGGCATCCTGCGGAAAGCCATAACCTCTGCTATTGGTATAAGCTAACGAATTGTAGAAATTTTCGCCATTAGTGGGTGTCCAATAACCTATAGCTGCGGGTGTGTTGGCCCTTCCCTGAGCCTCAATATTATTCAGATCGGAATTATAGCGCATCTGCCCTTGAGCTGTCTGTATAAATACACTCAGGCTTAAATTTTTATAATGAAATGTGTTGGTGAATCCGCCTGTCCATTTCGGCGCAGTTTGGCCAAGGATAACTTTATCGTCTTCAGTGATTTTTCCATCTCCGTTTGTATCTGCAAATTTTATATCACCGGGTTTGGCTGTAGGATCTTGTTTAGAAACATCTTCACCGGTTTGCCAGATACCCACTTTTTTGTAATCATATATAACACTGATTGGGGATCCGATGAACCAGCGGTTTCCCAAATCGCTTTTCTGGTCGCCATACAAATCTTTAATAGCATTTTTGTTTTGTGCAAACACAATAGTCGATTCCCAACGAAAATCCTTTGAATCCACATTGCGGGTGTTCAATGTTACTTCAATACCTTTATTGCCAACTTTACCGATATTATAAAGCACATTATTGTAACCAGATATTGCCGGCAAACTGCGATATAACAGCAAATCGCTCGTTGTGGTATTATAGTAATCAATAGTACCTGTGATCCGGTTTTTTAACACAGCGAAATCGGTACCTATATTTAAACCTGTTTTAGTTTCCCAATGCAAGTTGGCATTACCTAAAGTTGTGCCGGCAAGCACACCTGTATAAACGGCGCCTTCAAAAGGATAACGCACTGTTCCATCTGTAGTAGTAGTAGCATAAGGATTAATAGCCTCGTTACCAGTACGGCCATAGGAGGCACGTAATTTCAGGCTATTAATGGTGGTTACGTTTTGCATAAATTTTTCGTTGCTAACGTTCCAACCAATGCCGCCAACAGGAAACCAGCCATACTTATTGGTATTAGCACCGAATACAGAAGAACCATCCCGGCGGACTGTAAAGTTCAATAGATAACGGCTATCAAAAGAATAGTTGATCCGGCCCATTTGCGAACGGCGTGCTGAACGGCTGGCATAGCTGGTTACTGACGGCGTTGTGCCGGCGGATAAATTGTAGAACGTTAGTTCATCATTTACAAACCCGCTTGCTGAGGCGCCTGAGGATAAATAATTACTCTCCTGCTGACTGTATAATCCGGTAAAATCAATATGATGCTTACCGAAATCACGATTATACAATAACAGATTTTCAAGTGTATAGGTATTATATTCTGTATTGTTGGCGCTACCGCTACCAACCAGATTATTGGCCAGCCGACCAGTGTAGTTATCGGTTCTGCCAGGTACAAAGTTGTATCCTACATTGAGTCGATATTTTAGTCCTTTTAGTATCGCATCCAGTTTCAAATCGGCAAAACCATTACCGCTCACGTTAACACTGCGCCTTATAGCAGTTGTTGTTAAGCCCAGTAGTGGATTGGTATAAAGTTGTTCCGGATCCATCGGATAAATCTTGTAACTACCATCCGCATTATATTCAACACCATAAGGGCTCATATTGCTGGCCATTTGCAAATTAGCACGGCCTCCATCATAGTTATTGTTGGCATAGTAAATATTTGTGCCCAGGGTTAAATAATCAGTAACATTAATATCAAGATTGGAACGAATGCTCACTCTTTGATATTGGTAACCCTTTATATCACCTTTTTCACTAAGATAATCACCTGATATATAATATTTAACATCTGGCGAACCTCCCGAAATACTTACATTATGATCCTGATATATGCCCTGCTGGGTAATTTCTTTCATCCAGTCGGTAGTTGTACCTGCGTTGTAAGCAGCCACTTCGCTCAGGTTAGGCACAGGATAAGTATTAGTGAGCTTATTTTGTGATAAATAATCCTGGTATTTCTGGTAATATTCGGGCCCGGTGCGCGGCGTTAGTAAATGAGCGATATTATCCAAACCTACACTCCCACTGTAACGAACAACTGGCTTACCTGTACTGCCGCGCTTTGTTGTAACCAGAATTACACCATTGGAGCCGTTTGTACCGTAAATAGCAACCGCCGATGGATCTTTTAAAATTTCAATAGAAGCAATATCATTCGGATTAATATCATTTAAAGAGCCGCCGGTTTTACTCAACGGAATACCGTCTACCACAACATAAGGATCAGAAGACGCGTTGATGGAATTTTGGCCCCGTAATTGGGTTGAAGGTTGCGTACCCGGGATTCCTGATGGCACTGTAATGCTTACCCCGGCCACGGCACCTTCCAGTGATTGTAATACGTTTGTAGCCGGTAATCCCGATAGCCTGGATTTTGGCACCGAAGTAACAGAACCAACCACGTCTGATCGTTTTTGAGTACCATAACCAACCACAACCACATCGCTCAATTGATGAGCATCTTCGCTTAATGTGATATCAATAACCTTATTAGCGCTACTGACATCGACAACCCGTGTAACAAAGCTGACAAATGATACCTTAAGCTTAACGGGTTCTGTTAAGTTTAAGGTAAAGTTACCGTTAGCATCGGCCAAAGTACCCATTGTTGAAGTTCCTACCTTGATTGAAGCACCAGGCAGGGGATTTCCTTTTGCATCAATTACTCTGCCTTTTAACACATAGGCAGTTTTCTGAGCAAATACGTGCAGGTTTGCGCAGAGCAATACGTTTAGCATAAACGTAAAAACACTGAAATAAGTAAACTTTCTTCTCATGATTTTTGGTTAAATTTTATTAGGGGAATTAGTTTTTAAACCTTAAGTAAAAAGGTTTAGGAATAGTAAAAGTTGAAGCAGTAAATTTTCTCCTCATGCGTTAAATTTAAGTGATGAATAAAACTAATACAGGCTATGTATTTATAATTGTGAAAGCTAAGTAATGAGATTTCCTACACAATCGTGGGGGGTATTTAGTAAACTTAGGGGGTAAATTTAATTAACCGGTACCCTGGTTAATTAAATTTCTAATTGTTGAGGTTATATGAATTTTGAAAAGCAGGCCTGTGGCGCTTTATAAAATCAGAAGGGTTTAAGCTAAATTGCTTTTGAAAGTGTTCCCTGAAATATTTGATATCGTTGAACCCTACTCTGAATGCGGCTTCATTAACATTACAGTTAGTTTTGATCATTAACTCAGCAGCCTTGCGCAAACGTACAAAACGGATAAAACCAGTTAGCGATTGCCCTGTAGCCAATTTTACTTTTTTATACAAGGTGGAGTGGCTCATTCCCATTTTACCGGCAATCATAGTTATATCCAGATCAGCGCCCATAATTGAATTTTCAATAATTTCTATGAACCTGTAAAGAAAATCCTTATGTTCTTCTGAAATACTACGGCTGCTGCCCTTGGAAGTGATCTCGCTGTAAAAATAATTTTTTAGTTCTGATTTGTTTTTGATGATGCCCTTTACCCTTGCAACCAGCAAATCCTTATCAAAGGGCTTATTGACATAATCAATAGCACCTTCTTCAATTCCTTGTAAACGGACGCCCGCCGCCGATTCGCCGGTAAGCAGGATGATGGGGATATGGCTTAAGGCAGAATCCTTTTTTAAAATTTTGCATAGTTCAAGCCCACTAAGTCCCGGCATAACAATATCGCTTATAATGACATCAGGCAAATATTTTTTTATAATCGCTAGCCCTTCCTCTCCACTACCGGCATCATAAACCATATAGTCTACAGCAAATATTTTCCTGATATAATTTCTGATCTCCTGGTTGTCATCGATTATTAAAACCGATTGTTTGTCCGAGATCAGCAACGGAAGATCGTTAACTACAGGCAAATTCGAATCACCTTGTTGATTATCGTAATCTATTAATTCATCTGCGTATGAATGACTTTCGCCGGCCAACTCTTGTATAGTGTACCCGGTTAAATGCTCCTTACCTTTTGGCAACGACAAAACAAACGTTGTA
Proteins encoded in this window:
- a CDS encoding SusC/RagA family TonB-linked outer membrane protein; the encoded protein is MRRKFTYFSVFTFMLNVLLCANLHVFAQKTAYVLKGRVIDAKGNPLPGASIKVGTSTMGTLADANGNFTLNLTEPVKLKVSFVSFVTRVVDVSSANKVIDITLSEDAHQLSDVVVVGYGTQKRSDVVGSVTSVPKSRLSGLPATNVLQSLEGAVAGVSITVPSGIPGTQPSTQLRGQNSINASSDPYVVVDGIPLSKTGGSLNDINPNDIASIEILKDPSAVAIYGTNGSNGVILVTTKRGSTGKPVVRYSGSVGLDNIAHLLTPRTGPEYYQKYQDYLSQNKLTNTYPVPNLSEVAAYNAGTTTDWMKEITQQGIYQDHNVSISGGSPDVKYYISGDYLSEKGDIKGYQYQRVSIRSNLDINVTDYLTLGTNIYYANNNYDGGRANLQMASNMSPYGVEYNADGSYKIYPMDPEQLYTNPLLGLTTTAIRRSVNVSGNGFADLKLDAILKGLKYRLNVGYNFVPGRTDNYTGRLANNLVGSGSANNTEYNTYTLENLLLYNRDFGKHHIDFTGLYSQQESNYLSSGASASGFVNDELTFYNLSAGTTPSVTSYASRSARRSQMGRINYSFDSRYLLNFTVRRDGSSVFGANTNKYGWFPVGGIGWNVSNEKFMQNVTTINSLKLRASYGRTGNEAINPYATTTTDGTVRYPFEGAVYTGVLAGTTLGNANLHWETKTGLNIGTDFAVLKNRITGTIDYYNTTTSDLLLYRSLPAISGYNNVLYNIGKVGNKGIEVTLNTRNVDSKDFRWESTIVFAQNKNAIKDLYGDQKSDLGNRWFIGSPISVIYDYKKVGIWQTGEDVSKQDPTAKPGDIKFADTNGDGKITEDDKVILGQTAPKWTGGFTNTFHYKNLSLSVFIQTAQGQMRYNSDLNNIEAQGRANTPAAIGYWTPTNGENFYNSLAYTNSRGYGFPQDASYTRIKDVTLSYVVPQRYLDKIHVSGLTVFASGRNLHTFTNWIGTDPEITQYTRGSGNSGSNQAAFASNSDNNYPLVRTVVLGVTVSLK